ACATACCGATAATAAGTACCAGACTGGTGTCTTTAAACAGACCGATAAAGGTGTTCACAATTGAAGGAATAGTGATTTTCAGAGCTTGGGGAAGAATGATTAATCCCACTTTTCTCCAATAACCTAAACCTAATGCGTCGGCAGCTTCATATTGACCCTTTGGTATCGCTTGTAAGCCACCGCGAATAACTTCTGCCATATAAGCCGCACTAAACAGAACCACACCGATAAGCGCTCGAATAAGTTTATCTGTTTCTGAACCTTCGGCAAGGAACAAGGGCAGCATAACTGAAGCCATGAATAGAACAGTGATTAACGGAACGCCGCGCCACATTTCTATATATACCGTACACATACTGCGTATTATTGGCATATCAGAGCGACGCCCAAGCGCTAATGCAACACCGATAGGTAACGAAACAACGATACCAACGAGTGCAATAATCAACGTAACCAGTAAGCCACCCCATTTATGGGTATCAACAACCTCAAGTCCAAAGACACCACCATAAAGAAGGGCGGCAACAAAAAACGGATAGATGTTTACAAATACTAACCAGATCCACGTTCGTTTAGGGGTTCTCTCATAGACTAATAAAGTGATAAAAATAGCCAATGTTGCATAGAAAATTTGTGGTCGCCAGAGTTCTTCGAGAGGATAAAATCCAAACATGAACTGGTTCCAACGCACACTAATAAATACCCAACAAGCACCTTCACGGGAGCATGCATCACGGGTTGTACCAACCCAATCTGCATTAATAAACGCCCATTGAGCAATCGCCCAAATAAGGCTAAAAGCAACATAGCCAAGAACAAAGGTCAATACTGAGTTTACAGGGCCATTAAATAGGTTCTTTCTTGCCCAACCAACGATACCAACAGTATTAGCAGGCGGCGGTAGACTTTCTTGAAATTGATGTATTTTCATTTTATCTCTCCACCAGCGCAACTTTGCGGTTATAAATATTCATCAATGCTGACGTTAGCAAACTTAGCGTTAGATAAACCCCCATGGTCATGGCAATGATTTCTATTGCCTGTCCTGTTTGGTTTAGCGTTGTACCCGCAAACACAGAGACTAAGTCTGGATAACCAATGGCCATCGCTAAAGAGGAGTTTTTAGTTAGGTTTAAGTATTGGCTTGTTAAAGGTGGAATGATAATTCTTAATGCTTGCGGAATTACCACAAGCTTTAGCGTACGGTTGCGTGGTAGACCAAGCGACATTGCCGCTTCTGTTTGACCATGGCTTACCGCATTAATACCAGAACGCACTATCTCTGCGATAAACGAAGCAGTATAGATACTCAGAGCGAAAAGGAGCGCACCAAGTTCAGGAATAATGCTGATACCACCCTTAAAGTTAAACCCTTTAAGTACTGGGTAATCACCAGAAATTGGAGAACCGGCTAAGAAATAGACAATCATTGGCAGCACAAGGCATAACGTAACACCAATGCGTACTATTGGTGTTTGTTGTCCTGTGAGCGCTTGTCTGTTTTTACCCCATATATTAATGATTATTGTAAAGACAATACCAAAAATAAATGATGCGATAACAAAGTTACTGCCACTTTCAAACACTGGAGCAGGGAAAGAGATACCACGTACATTGAGAAATATGGCTTCACCCAGGCTCAGGCTTTGTCTTGGTGACGGTAGTGCTTGGAGTACGGCGAAATACCAGAAAAATATCTGTAACAACAGAGGGATATTTCGAAATGTTTCAATGTAAACTGCAGCCAATTTACTGACTAACCAATTCGATGATAACCGAGCTATACCAACGGTAAAGCCGAGCACGGTTGCAAACGCAATACCAAGAACGGAGACTAATGCGGTATTTAACAACCCTA
This portion of the Vibrio sp. VB16 genome encodes:
- a CDS encoding amino acid ABC transporter permease, with translation MKIHQFQESLPPPANTVGIVGWARKNLFNGPVNSVLTFVLGYVAFSLIWAIAQWAFINADWVGTTRDACSREGACWVFISVRWNQFMFGFYPLEELWRPQIFYATLAIFITLLVYERTPKRTWIWLVFVNIYPFFVAALLYGGVFGLEVVDTHKWGGLLVTLIIALVGIVVSLPIGVALALGRRSDMPIIRSMCTVYIEMWRGVPLITVLFMASVMLPLFLAEGSETDKLIRALIGVVLFSAAYMAEVIRGGLQAIPKGQYEAADALGLGYWRKVGLIILPQALKITIPSIVNTFIGLFKDTSLVLIIGMFDVLGIGQSANNDPEWLGFAKESYVFVALVFWVFCFGMSRYSIYLENKLNTGHKR
- a CDS encoding amino acid ABC transporter permease, whose product is MKPTNTIAQDSDAPAAKSSNLLYNPTFRSIVFQIIAVAALVYFFYTIVNNTLTNLDARGIATGFGFLSQEAGFGIGLTLVEYDETFSYGRTFIVGLLNTALVSVLGIAFATVLGFTVGIARLSSNWLVSKLAAVYIETFRNIPLLLQIFFWYFAVLQALPSPRQSLSLGEAIFLNVRGISFPAPVFESGSNFVIASFIFGIVFTIIINIWGKNRQALTGQQTPIVRIGVTLCLVLPMIVYFLAGSPISGDYPVLKGFNFKGGISIIPELGALLFALSIYTASFIAEIVRSGINAVSHGQTEAAMSLGLPRNRTLKLVVIPQALRIIIPPLTSQYLNLTKNSSLAMAIGYPDLVSVFAGTTLNQTGQAIEIIAMTMGVYLTLSLLTSALMNIYNRKVALVER